The Candidatus Synechococcus calcipolaris G9 DNA window ATCAGATTATGTCTATTTATGTCGGCAACCTTTCTTACACTGCCACCCAGGAAGATCTAGAGGCCGTATTTGCCGAGTACGGCGGTGTCAAGCAAGTGTATTTGCCCGTCGATCGCGACACTGGGCGGAAGCGCGGGTTTGGCTTTGTGGAAATGTCAACGGATGCAGAGGAAGACGCTGCGATCGCTGATCTCGATGGTGCCGAATGGATGGGACGGCAGTTGAAAGTCAACAAGGCGCGTCCTCGGGAAGCCATGAGCGGTGGCGGTGGTCGCGGTGGTTACTCCCGTAATCACTAAAAGGCTCCTCCTAGCATAATTTCTAGAACAGTTTAAGGACAGCGCAACCTATGGCCCGGATGTATTACGACCCAGATGCCCAATTAGAGCTTCTCAAAGACAAAACTGTTGCCATTATTGGTTATGGCTCCCAAGGCCATGCCCATGCCCTCAATCTCAGGGACAGTGGCATCAAGGTCATTGTTGGACTCTATGCCGGAAGTCGGTCTGCGGTACGTGCCGAAGCGGAAGGGTTGCCTGTCCACTCTGTGGCGGAAGCGTCACGATTAGCGGATCTGATCATGATTCTGTTGCCCGATGAAGTGCAACGGACGGTCTACCAAGAGGACATTGCCCCCAATCTACAACCGGGGAATGTGCTTGCCTTTGCCCATGGCTTTAATATTCATTTTTCCCAGGTGGTTCCACCGGATGACGTAGATGTCATTATGGTTGCGCCCAAGGGGCCGGGTCATCTGGTGCGGCGCACCTATGCCCAAGGCGAAGGTGTTCCCTGTCTCTTTGCCGTTTATCAAAATGCTAGTGGCGAAGCACGGGAACGAGCTATGGCCTATGCCAAGGGAATTGGCGGAACCCGTGCTGGTATCTTAGAAACGAGTTTCCGGGAAGAAACGGAAACCGATCTTTTTGGTGAGCAGGTGGTTCTTTGTGGCGGTCTCAGTGCCTTGATTAAGGCTGGCTTTGAAACCCTCGTCGAGGCAGGTTATCAACCGGAATTAGCCTATTTTGAATGTCTCCACGAAGTCAAGCTGATTGTAGACTTAATTGTGGAGGGTGGTCTCGCCAAGATGCGGGATAGTATTTCCAATACCGCTGAGTACGGCGATCTTACCCGTGGCCCACGGATTGTCACCGATGAGACCCGTGCCGAGATGCGGCAAATTCTCAAGGAAATTCAAACGGGGCAATTTGCCCGAGAGTTTGTCCTAGAAAATATGGCTGGAAAACCCGGATTTACGGCCATGCGGCGACGGGAATCTGAGCATTTAATTGAAGAAGTGGGCAAAGACCTACGTTCCATGTTTAGTTGGTTGAAGCGCGCCTAAGCCCCATCTATTAAGCTATCAATTTAAGCTATTAATTAGAATTTAATCCATAACCCACCCCGACCTTTCCCTGGGTAATGATAGGGCTGATGGTTGGGATAATAGTTTGGGTAATAGTTAGGCTGCACCTGCTGAAACCCCGATGGAGCATAGACCCGTGGGAAATAGGTGCGCTGCTGATAGATCACCGATGTTCCTGGGCCTGGGTCGGGGGCAATAATGACCGGCTGGCTATAGGGTGTGCGTTGATATATGATCGGTGCCCCTTGGGAGACCCCAGGTTGAGAAACTCCAGGATAGCCAAAATGGTTAAAGGGGACATTATTATTAATCCCCGATTGATGGAATTGATGCCAGGACGCATTGGCAGGGCCCATGGTAGTCAAGGAAGCCATTGTCCCTAGGGTGAGGGCAGCAGGGATGAGTAGTGATAGTGAGCGAGGAGAAATCATAGGTGATCACCTGATGATGGTGTATCTGGAGGAGTTATATCCGTCCTATTAAGTCGCAGACGAAATATTCCTAGGAAAGTTCCTGGAGAACTTCTGTTAATATCCTAGCCATTGTTTCAATGTGGGGGGTTTCAATAATAAGGGGCGGTGAAAGGGCAATAATATCTCCCGTTACCCGGATCAAGAGTCCTTTTTCATAGCAACGGCGTAAACAGTCCATACCCCTAGTTCCTGGTTTTCCAGGGCGAGGTTCCAGTTCAATGCCCGCCACCAAACCAAGGGTGCGAATATCAATGATATGGGGCAGTCCCCGCAATGACTGAATGACAGCTTGCCAAGTTTCGCCCAATTCCTGGGCCCGCTGAAATAGGTTTTCTTTTTGATAAAGATCAAGGGTGGCGATCGCCGCTGCACAGGCAAGGGGATGACCGGAATAGGTATAGCCATGGAAAAATTCAATCTGGTTTGCCGGGCCGTCCATAAAGGCATCATGGATCTCTTGACGCACTAAGACGGCTCCCATGGGAACGGCACCATTGGTAATGCCCTTCGCTAAGGTGATTAAATCTGGAATAACACCAAAATAATCCGCAGCAAAGGCAGTGCCGAGTCGCCCAAAGCCGGTAATCACTTCATCAAAAATCAATAAAATCCCATGGCGATCGCATATCTGGCGCAGACGTTCTAAGTACCCCTTAGGCGGAATTAATACCCCGGTGGATCCGGCCACCGGTTCCACAATCACCGCTGCGATCGTTGTTGCATCATGGAGGGAAATGATCCGCTCCAGTTCGTCTGCTAGATGAATCCCCCAGGTAGGCTGTCCCAAACTAAAGGCATTTTCCTTGAGGTTGTGAGTATGGGGCAAATGATCCACCCCTGCTAAGAGCGAGCCAAAAAACTTACGATTGGGGGCAATACCGCCCACGGAAATTCCACCAAAACCCACGCCATGGTAGCCCCGTTCTCGGCCGATCAAGCGTTGACGGGAGCCTTCCCCCCGCACACGATGGTACGCCAGGGCAATTTTCAGGGCCGTGTCCACTGCCTCTGAACCAGAATTGGCAAAAAAGACGCGATTAAGACCCGTGGGTGCGATTTCAATGAGTTTGTTGGCCACCTGAAAGGGGCCGGGATGACCCATTTGAAACGTGGGGGCAAAATCCAGAGTTGCAGCCTGTTGGGCGATCGCCTCGGCAATTTCAGGGCGACAGTGACCCGCATTCACACACCATAATCCAGCGGTACCATCTAAAATCTGACGCTGATCGTGGCTGGTATAATACATTCCCTTCGCCGCAATAAGTAGGCGCGGTTCTTGCTTAAATTCACGATTAGCCGTAAAGGGCATCCAAAAGGCATTTAGGTCAATTGCCCTAGGGGAGAAGGATTTGTCTTGGGGTGGGATGTCAGCCATGATTGATTATCTTATGTATAAATTTTAATACTTCAAGTGTAATGTTTCAAAGTCATACTTACTGCCATCTTGCCATCCCCAGGAACCCTTAGGGGCATCCTCGCCCTATGATAGAAAGCAATAGTCCCAACAAATTCACACCCATACCATGGATATTATTCCAGCCATTGATCTATTGGGGGGGCAATGCGTCCGCCTTTTCCAAGGAGATTACAACCAAGTTGACGTTTTTGACTCTGACCCGGTGCAGGTAGCATTTCGCTGGCAATCCCAGGGTGCTCCTCGCTTACATTTAGTGGATTTGGATGGGGCAAAATCGGGGCAACCCATTAACCATGGGGCGATCGCCAGCTTAGTTAAAGCCCTGAATATTCCAGTTCAGGTGGGGGGAGGCTTGCGAACCTGGCAACAGGTGACAGACCTTTTATCCCTAGGGGTGGAACGGGCCATTTTAGGGACAATCGCCCTAGAGAATCCCCAACTGGTGCAAACCCTAGCGGCTGAATTTCCGGGGCAAATTTGGGTGGGGATTGATGCCCGCAATGGATTTGTGGCCACCCGGGGCTGGCTGGAAACCTCGGAAATCAACGCCATTGATCTGGCCCAGCAGATGGCTAACTTGGGAGTGGCGGGGATTATTTATACCGATATTTATCGAGATGGGACGATGCAAGGGCCGAATATAGATGCGCTACGGCAATTATTAGCCGTGGTCAATGTGCCGGTGATTGCCTCCGGTGGCATTAGTTCCCTCACGGATATTCTCAATCTGTTCCCTTTGCACTATTCTGGACTAGTTGGGGCGATCGTCGGTAGAGCCTTATATACCGATGCCCTATCCCTACCAGAGGCAGTTCGAGCCGTTGGTCAGGGTCGCTGGCAAGATGTCCCCCCGGATTTGGGATCCTCCGCATGGGCCTAACCCCATGGCTGTGCCTTCGTCGGATTCCTGTACTTCATCCTATGGTATGAATGCTTAAATATCCCCTTATCAAGCAACTGCGTCGACTCTGGGATTTATTCGATCAAAGAGAGCGTTGGCAAGTGGTTGGCATACTCTGCCTGATGCTCATGGGGACATTTTTAGAAGCCTTGGGGATCGGCTTAATCTTGCCCCTGATTACGGCCCTAGAAAAACCAGAGGTGCTTAACAATGTCATCTTTTGGCGGACAGAATCTATCCCCCTTTCCCCCCAAGAGCAACGGTTTTGGTTAATTGTGATCAGTTCCGGGTTTGGTGCCCTATACCTGGTTAAAAACGTCTATCTCACTTTTTCTAGTTATATTCAAATTAAGTTTCTGATTCGCAAACAGTTGAAATTTTCAACACGGTTATTTAATAACTATCTTTTTAAGCCCTATACCTTTCATCTTCAGCACAACACGTCTACTTTAATACAAAGAATTGGTGGTGAAGTATCTATATTATTTACAGGTGTTTTATTCCATCTTCTTGTTTTTGTGGCTGAAGTTGCGGTTGTTTCAGCTATTGTCGGTTTACTCATTGCCAATGAACCACTGATTTCGCTGATTGTGGTGGCATGTTTATCGGTTTTGACTTTAGTATTTTATAAACTGTTACGTCGGAAAATTAGTCAAGCTGGAAAAATCCGACTGGAATACGGGCAAAAAATTACTCAAAACCTATTGGAAGGCTTAGGGGCCGTTAAAGAAGTTAAGGTGCTGCAAAGGGAAAATTTTTTCTTGGATGATTATATCCACAATTTTCAAATTTCCCAATCATCTAATCTTTTTCTACTCGTGGCGAATGTATTGCCTCGCTTCTACATTGAAACCCTAGCGATTGTTAGTTTAGTTTTAATTATTGTTGTTGGACTTCTCCAAGATAATAACATTAGTTCAATTTTGCCAACGGTTTCACTCTTTGCAGTGGCAGCCTTCAGGTTAATGCCTTCCGTGGGACGGATCATGGGATCCATGAATAGCGTTATCTATTCGATTCATGCCGTGGATGCAATCTATGATGATTATTTGGAATCCACCCATACCTTACCTTTGGCAAATCAGAATCAAGAATCTGAAAGTCCGAATTATCGTGGACAACTCTTGGGCGATCGCATTGAATTATTGGATGTCCACTACCAATATCCACAGTCAGATAAAAAATCCTTGGATGGGGTTTCCTTAAAGATTCATCAGGGGGAAATGGTGGGCTTTGTTGGCTCTTCCGGGGCGGGGAAAACCACGGTCATTGATGTTATTTTGGGCCTGTTAAGGCCCAGTCAGGGCGATGTCCAGGTTGATGGCCAAAGTATTTACGAGAATCTGGGGGGCTGGCAGCGGCAAATCGGTTATATTCCCCAGGCGATGTTTTTATCTGATGATACCCTCCGCAATAATATTGCCTTTGGTTTATCGGCGGATCTAATTGATGAAACGGCCCTGATGACCGCCGTTCGAGCCGCTCAATTAGAAGACTTTGTGGCAGAACTACCCCAAGGACTCGATACCATGGTGGGGGAACGGGGAGTACGACTCTCCGGGGGGCAACGGCAACGCATTGGTATTGCCCGGGCCATCTATCATAATCCCTCGGTTTTGGTCATGGATGAAGCCACGGCGGCCCTGGATAATCAAACGGAAGCCGGGGTGATGGAAGCGGTGCAAGCCTTTAGCGGTGAAAAAACGATTCTGATTATTGCCCACCGTCTAAGTACGGTAATGAATTGCGATCGCCTGTATTTGCTCGACAAAGGTCAGATTATTGCCCAGGGAACCTACAGAGAATTACTAGAGACCTCTCCCCAATTTCAGGCAATGGCCCGCAGCTATGGCCAGGCAGAGCAAGACTTAGCAAAGGGTTCCTAAGAATCCTAATTCAAATTTCTTTACAAAATCGTTACAATGGGCAAAAGGTTCCTGTGGGTTTGAATTTGCCTTTTGATCCTTGATCTATTTTAACCACTATGATGTTTCATTCTTTCCATGGCTGACTTGACCGTACCCCCCAGCAATCGCCCTGGTTCTCCTCACACTCCCAGCAGTTGCATTCATATTCGGGGAGCGCGGCAGCATAATCTCAAAAACATTGACCTCGTTTTACCCCGCGATCGCCTGATCGTGTTTACAGGGGTATCGGGTTCCGGTAAGTCTTCCCTGGCCTTTGATACAATTTTTGCCGAAGGTCAGCGGCGGTATGTAGAATCCCTCAGTGCCTATGCCCGTCAGTTTCTAGGGCAACTGGATAAGCCAGATGTGGACGGGATAGAGGGATTAAGTCCAGCGATTTCCATTGATCAAAAGTCTACTTCCCATAACCCCCGCTCGACGGTGGGAACCGTGACAGAAATTTACGACTACCTACGGTTATTGTTTGGCCGGGCCGGGGAACCCCATTGTCCCCACTGCGATCGCCCCATTTCGCCCCAAACCATTGATCAGATGGTGGATCAGGTGATGCAGTTAGCCGATAGGACTCGATTTCAAATTTTAGCTCCCGTGGTGCGTGGGAAAAAAGGAACCCATAAAAAATTACTCTCTAGCTTAGCCAGTGAGGGCTTTGTTCGCGTCAACGTAAATGGGGAGGTACGGGATATCAGTGATGCCATTGACCTAGATAAAAATCATCAGCATACCATTGAGATTGTGATTGATCGCCTCGTCAAAAAAGCAGGCATTGAAGAGCGGTTGGCCGATTCCCTAAGTACCTGTCTGAAGCAATCGGGGGGAATTGCCATGATTGATCTCCTGGCTAACGCCCCATCTCAAACCACGTCTGGCAAAGATCAGCCTCACCTAACCCTAGTCTCTAGGTCATCTGCGGGCGACGATGGGGACACAGGATCAGACGATAGGGCCGGCAGCTTAAAGGTTGCAGAGGCGGCACATCAATACCATGCCCCTAGGGAAAATTTAATCTTTTCTGAGAATTTTGCCTGTCCTGAGCATGGGGCCGTGATGGAGGAGTTATCCCCGCGCCTATTTTCCTTTAATTCTCCCTATGGAGCCTGTCCCCATTGCCATGGTCTGGGGTATTTACCGACATTTTCCGAAGATTTAGTGGTTCCCAATCCAGAGTTGCCCGTTTATGCGGCGATCGCCCCCTGGGCCGACAAAGATCATAGCTACTATTTTTCCCTTTTGGTGAGCGTGGCAGATGCCTTTGACTTTGACATTAATACGCCCTGGAAAAACCTAAGTCAACTGCACCAGGATGTCCTTCTCCATGGCTGCGAGGAACCCATCTGGGTAGAAATTGATTCCCATTACCGCAAAACCAAGGGCTACTATAAACGCTTTGAAGGGGTTTTACCCACCCTAGAGCGACATTATCAAGACACCACCTCGGAAGGCTACAAGCAGAAACTAGAGCAATATCTCATTACCCAGCCCTGTGAGGTTTGCCATGGTCAACGCCTCAAACCTGAGGCCCTGGCGGTGCGCATTGGCCAGTATTCCATTACCGACCTGACCAGTGTGTCCCTGCGCGACTGTGGCGATCGCCTAGGTTCCCTGCACCTGAGTCCTCGCCAAGCCCAAATTGCCGAACTGGTTTTGCGGGAAGTACGGGCGCGATTGCAATTCCTCCTAGACGTGGGGCTGGACTATCTCAGCTTGGATCGCAGTGCCGCCACCCTCTCAGGCGGTGAAGCCCAACGCATTCGTTTAGCCACCCAAATTGGCTCGGGTTTAACCGGAGTTCTATATGTTTTAGATGAACCCAGTATTGGCCTGCATCAACGGGATAACCATCGTCTCCTGCAAACTCTATTTCGCCTGAGGGATATTGGCAATACCCTGATTGTAGTGGAGCACGACGAAGAAACCATTCGCACCGCCGATCACCTCGTGGATATTGGCCCAGGGGCAGGGGTTCATGGTGGACAGATTGTTGCCCAGGGGCAACTGGAGGCCATTTTAGATCATCCCGATTCCCTGACGGGGGCGTACCTATCGGGCCGTCAACACATTGAAACTCCCCAGGAACGGCGGCCCGGCAATGGTCGCGCCATCCTCATTAAAAATGCCCATCGCAATAACCTAAAAAACCTCGATGTGGAGATTCCCCTAGGCAAATTTGTCTGTGTCACTGGCGTATCGGGTTCAGGGAAATCCACCCTGATGAATGAACTTCTCTACCCGGCCCTGCGCCACCACTTAGGGCAGAAAACTCCCATGCCCAAGGAACTGGATACCATTACCGGCCTCAACGCCCTAGATAAAGTGATTGTCATTGATCAATCCCCCATTGGCCGCACACCCCGGTCTAACCCCGCCACCTATATTGGTGTTTTTGATGTGATTCGGGAGGTTTTTAGTCAAACGATTGAAGCCAAGGCACGGGGCTATAAGCCAGGGCGATTTTCCTTTAATGTGAAGGGGGGCCGCTGTGAAGCCTGTGGCGGCCAGGGCATGAATGTGATTGAGATGAATTTTTTACCCGATGTCTATGTCCAGTGCGATGTGTGCAAAGGGGCCCGCTACAATCGCGATACCCTCCAGGTGACCTATAAGGGGCAATCCATTGCCGATGTTTTGGAAATGACGGTGGAAACGGCCCTAGACTTTTTTCAAAATATTCCTAAAGCTGTTAACAAACTGCAAACCCTCGTGGATGTGGGTCTGGGGTATGTGCAACTGGGCCAAACCGCACCGACCCTTTCTGGGGGGGAAGCCCAACGGATGAAGTTAGCCACGGAACTGTCTCGCCGGGCCACGGGCAAAACCCTTTATCTCATTGATGAACCCACCACGGGCCTGTCCTTTTATGATGTTCATAAACTCCTGGATGTATTGCAGCGATTAGTGGATAAGGGCAATTCGGTTCTAGTGATTGAGCATAATCTGGATGTGATTCGCTGTTGTGATTGGATCATTGACCTCGGCCCTGAAGGGGGCGATCGCGGCGGTGAAATTATGGTGACGGGAACCCCAGAGGAGGTGGCCAAGCATCCTACATCCTATACTGGCCAATATCTACGGCATCATCTGGGTTGATTTTTCTCAAATCTAAATCTATGGCTAAACCAGTCCGGGTGCGGCAGCACGTTAATCCCCTCAGTCACAAATTTCAACAGCCACCCCAAGCTGCCGAGGGGTTACATTATTCCAATCCGGAGCAACCCCTCCACTTGGATATTGGCGCAGCCCGGGGAACGTTTTTGCTAGAGATGGCCCTGGCCCATCCAGATTGGAATTTTTTAGGCCTGGAAATTCGCCAGCCCCTTGTCCTAGAAGCCAATGCCCGTCGCGATCGCCTCCGCCAAGATTTCTGTCAAGACTCATACCAACATTCACCCATTCCCCATGCCCTGGAAAACCTCCACTATCTCTGGGGAAATGCCAACCGGGGATTAGAACCCTTACTGGCCCCCTTCCCTCTTCGGGTGATTACGATTCAATTTCCCGATCCCTGGTTTAAGCGTCGCCACCACAAACGACGGCTGGTGCAACCGGAATTGGTACAAACCCTGGTGAACTGTTTAGAGCCAGGAGGATGGATCTTTATGCAGACGGATATTTTCCAACTAGCGGTGGAAATGGGCGATCGCCTTGGGGATCATCCAGATTTAATCCTAGACTCTCCCCGTTGGCTACCGGCAAGCCCCTTTCCTGTGGCCACGGAACGGGAAAAATCGGTTTTAAGCCAGGGTCTACCCATCTACCGCAGTCGTTTTTTCCGCAAGAAGGTCTAAAATTTCCTTTGCAGCCCGATCCACGACCCCCGGTTCCCCCATGGCCTGTCGCATTTGACTATAGCCTGCCAACTGTTCCTGCCGGGCGGCTGGGTTGGCTAACAATTCTAGGGCCACGTTGGTGATCGCTTCAGCATTCACCTTCTCCTGAAGCAGTTCAGGGACGATCACCCGTTTCGCTAATAAATTGGCGGGGGAAACGGAGTCTAAATCTAGATTTAGGAATTTCTGGTAGAGCCATACACTCAGGGGATGGACGCGATAAACTACGACCTGGGGGACATTCAGCAAGGCCGTTTCTAAATTGACCGTACCTGACTTGGCGATCGCCAGATCCGCTGCTGCCAAAGCCGTCAGTGGCTCATCCGTTAAAGTAACCGGCAAACCGGAGTCCGAGATCGCCTTGGCAATAGGAGAACGATACCGCTCCAGGGAAATGGGCAACCAAAACCGAGCCTGGGGATAGTGGCCCAAAATTCCTTTGGCTGCATCGAGAATGGGCGGTAGCAGGGACTTGAGTTCTTGTCGCCGGGACACGGGTACCAGGGCAATGGCCAACTCATCCGGATTAATGCCTAGGGCTTGGCGGGCTTGATCACGGTTCGGGGCCGCCGCAATGCGATCCAGGAGGGGATGCCCCACCCAAGTAACCCTTGCACCGTGTTGCTGGTAGTAGTCCCTCTCCTCTGGAAAAATGGCCAAGAGCAGATCGCTCATCTTAATAATTTGGCGCGTAGAGTACATACTGTGAGCCCAGACCCACTCCTGGGGGGCAATGTAGTACACCATCGGAATTGAAAAATTTTGACGAATATACTGCCCCATGGGCAAATTGCCGCCAATGTAGTCAATTAAGACCACCAAATCCGGGGGATGCTGTTTCAAGTATTGCCGGGCCCGAAATTGTAGCTTCAGGGTGGGCAGGACAAACTTGAGGGCTTCTATTAAACCAACGGAGCCAATGGTACTGGTGTTATGGATAAGGGCTGCCCCGGCTGCGGCCATGCGATCGCCCCCAAGGGCTGTAATCTTCAGGTCGATACCTTGAACCTGGGCCTGTTTTAAGAGGGACTTGACTAGGAGGGAACCCTGAAGATCCCCAGACACTTCGCCGGTACTAATAAAAATATGGGCCATTAGGCTTGGTCTACTCCATTAGGGGCGATCGGCGGTTTAGATGATTGGTTTTCTCGCTGACCGGGTGTTAATCCCCGCCGGCCGTCCTCTTGGCAGTGGGCAAGGAACTGCTGTAAATGCTTCACCGTTTCCACTGGGGTAGACGATGTTAAAGCTAAAGCATCAACGGCGGCGATCGCTTGGTTCAGGGGCAAACCACTACGGTAGAGACTACGAAACGCCTGTTTCAGTAATCGCATATCCTCCCCATCTACCCCGGCCCGCCGCAATCCCACTTGGTTTAAGGCCCGCACTCGAGCGGGATGCCCCTCCACCAACATATAGGGAGGAACATCCCGATCCAAGCGAGACATGGCTCCCACCATGGCTAATCGACCAATATGGACAAATTGATGTACTCCAACCATGCCACCAATGCGGGCCCTAGATTCAATCCAAACATGACCAGCAATGGAAGCAGCATTGGTAATCACCACCTGATCTTCAATCACACAATCGTGGGCCACATGAACATAGGCCAGTAATAAATTGTGGTTGCCAATAACCGTCGTATCTCCCGCCCCATTAGCCCGATTAATGGTTACATATTCACGAATACAGTTATAGTCACCAATGCGAACACTACTTTCCGCACCATCATACTTTTGATCTTGAGAAGGGGTACCAATCACAGCGCCGGGGTAAATTTTATTACCAATGCCAAGGACTGCCGGCCCTTCAATCACTACATGGGCACCAATCTGACAGTTTGCTCCCACCTTAACCCCAGCCCCAATGACCGCAAAGGGCCCAACTTGCACCGTCGGGTCTAGAACTGCCTCGGGGTGGATAACAGCAGTGGGATGAATTAGGATTTGCATGTTATTGCCTTAAGGCCTAGTCTACTAGCGAGAACATCATCTCACCTTCACAGGCCAATTCACCGTCTACTTCAGCCCGTCCCTTCATTTTGCCAAATCGCTTTTGTTTAATAAATAATAGATCAGCCGTAAGGATCAATTGATCCCCAGGGGTAACCGGACGACGGAAGCGAACTTTATCAATACCCGCAAACATGGATAATTTACCCGCTGCCCCCTCCATCTGCATCAAGATGACTCCGCCCACCTGGGCTAAGGCCTCAATCATCAAAACCCCCGGCATAATCGGTCGCCCCGGAAAATGACCTTGGAAAAAGGGTTCATTCACCGTGACATTTTTAATCCCTACGGCCCGCTCTCCAGGAATATATTCAATGATCCGATCCACCATGAGGAAGGGATAGCGATGGGGTAAAAGGTTTTGCAAGTCAACCACAGTCATGGTTTGGACAGTAGTTTCAGGAACAGAGTCAGTTGAAATGGGCATGAATTTGGCAACAATCACGAAAACAACTATCCAAATCATACGGGAGGATGGGATATTCCTTTACATTGCAGGGTTGGCTTTACCTTCCATGGTTGATGCTCAGTACCCTTACCCATGGCGGCGTGTTGCCCGCCCGTGAGTCCCTGAAACCCAAAATTTTCGATAAAATGTAATTTGGGCCTTAGTTGCAGACTTGGTTGCGGAGTAGTTGGCTTGGCTGGAATTGCCCTTTGGACATTCCTCATTCCCCCCATTGCCGGTGGTGTGATTGGTTACTTTACAAACGATTTAGCCATCACCATGCTATTTCGGCCCTATCGTCCATTGAAAATTGGTACGTTTCAGATTCCCTTTACCCCTGGTCTTATTCCCCGTAATCAGGAACGGTTAGCTCGCCGCATTGCCGATGCCATTTTAGGGTCGCTGTTGACCCCTGCCGAGTTGCAAAATCTCGCCCGTCGTCTGCTACATACCGAACGAGTGCAAGCGGTGATCTATTGGTTGCTGCAAATGACCCTAGAGCAGGTTAAAGAACAAAGTGAGCAGCGATCGGCCCAGGTTTTGGCCAATATTCTCCGGGATCTTTTTGGTGGGGCTGTCCCTCGGTTAGTGCGTGCCTGGGGACGGCGGGAAGACTTTCTGGAACCCCAACTTAATCAAATTTTTGACCAAGTTCTAGTTGATCTGCAACTGAGCGAAGATCAATCAGAAAAATTAGCGGCTTGGTTACTGGCAGTTGGCTTTCCGCCGGATCGTCTGCGATTAGCCATGGTTGATTTTCTCACCGATCGCAATATTGCCATTTTAGATGGGGAACTGCGGGAAAAAACCAGTGGTACCTACTGGGTGGTGGCCAATATTCTGGGAGTGCGGAGTACCCTCGTGCGCTTGCGCGATTACTGCATTGAAGAACGGGAGGCCTGCAATGCCCGCCTCAGTGAACTTATTCGCTCCCTTGCCCTCCAGCAACGATTAGTGGAAGCCCTGCAAGATCTCAGTCTGCAAAGTTTACCCCAGGCAACGGTACAGGAGATTCGCCAACTCTTTCGTAGCTCGGTACGCAGCTATATTCAAAATCAAGGGTTATTCTTTCTACAAAATCTTAGTAAAACCATTGACTGGGATCATATTGCCCTAACCATTTTGCGACGTTTGCGGGCGTCAAGTACCCTAATTACGTCCTTAGAAGTGGTCAGCCAAGAACTCGCCCTCGTCTTGGATCGCTATCTGGAGCGGGATTTAGAAATTATCGTGGAGCGGGCCCTGCCGATTTTAGATTTGGATCGGGTGATTGTGGAACGAGTGCAAGAGACGACACCCGAAAATCTCGA harbors:
- the ilvC gene encoding ketol-acid reductoisomerase — encoded protein: MARMYYDPDAQLELLKDKTVAIIGYGSQGHAHALNLRDSGIKVIVGLYAGSRSAVRAEAEGLPVHSVAEASRLADLIMILLPDEVQRTVYQEDIAPNLQPGNVLAFAHGFNIHFSQVVPPDDVDVIMVAPKGPGHLVRRTYAQGEGVPCLFAVYQNASGEARERAMAYAKGIGGTRAGILETSFREETETDLFGEQVVLCGGLSALIKAGFETLVEAGYQPELAYFECLHEVKLIVDLIVEGGLAKMRDSISNTAEYGDLTRGPRIVTDETRAEMRQILKEIQTGQFAREFVLENMAGKPGFTAMRRRESEHLIEEVGKDLRSMFSWLKRA
- a CDS encoding RNA recognition motif domain-containing protein produces the protein MSIYVGNLSYTATQEDLEAVFAEYGGVKQVYLPVDRDTGRKRGFGFVEMSTDAEEDAAIADLDGAEWMGRQLKVNKARPREAMSGGGGRGGYSRNH
- the hisA gene encoding 1-(5-phosphoribosyl)-5-[(5-phosphoribosylamino)methylideneamino]imidazole-4-carboxamide isomerase; the protein is MDIIPAIDLLGGQCVRLFQGDYNQVDVFDSDPVQVAFRWQSQGAPRLHLVDLDGAKSGQPINHGAIASLVKALNIPVQVGGGLRTWQQVTDLLSLGVERAILGTIALENPQLVQTLAAEFPGQIWVGIDARNGFVATRGWLETSEINAIDLAQQMANLGVAGIIYTDIYRDGTMQGPNIDALRQLLAVVNVPVIASGGISSLTDILNLFPLHYSGLVGAIVGRALYTDALSLPEAVRAVGQGRWQDVPPDLGSSAWA
- a CDS encoding ABC transporter ATP-binding protein, with protein sequence MLKYPLIKQLRRLWDLFDQRERWQVVGILCLMLMGTFLEALGIGLILPLITALEKPEVLNNVIFWRTESIPLSPQEQRFWLIVISSGFGALYLVKNVYLTFSSYIQIKFLIRKQLKFSTRLFNNYLFKPYTFHLQHNTSTLIQRIGGEVSILFTGVLFHLLVFVAEVAVVSAIVGLLIANEPLISLIVVACLSVLTLVFYKLLRRKISQAGKIRLEYGQKITQNLLEGLGAVKEVKVLQRENFFLDDYIHNFQISQSSNLFLLVANVLPRFYIETLAIVSLVLIIVVGLLQDNNISSILPTVSLFAVAAFRLMPSVGRIMGSMNSVIYSIHAVDAIYDDYLESTHTLPLANQNQESESPNYRGQLLGDRIELLDVHYQYPQSDKKSLDGVSLKIHQGEMVGFVGSSGAGKTTVIDVILGLLRPSQGDVQVDGQSIYENLGGWQRQIGYIPQAMFLSDDTLRNNIAFGLSADLIDETALMTAVRAAQLEDFVAELPQGLDTMVGERGVRLSGGQRQRIGIARAIYHNPSVLVMDEATAALDNQTEAGVMEAVQAFSGEKTILIIAHRLSTVMNCDRLYLLDKGQIIAQGTYRELLETSPQFQAMARSYGQAEQDLAKGS
- a CDS encoding aspartate aminotransferase family protein, with the translated sequence MADIPPQDKSFSPRAIDLNAFWMPFTANREFKQEPRLLIAAKGMYYTSHDQRQILDGTAGLWCVNAGHCRPEIAEAIAQQAATLDFAPTFQMGHPGPFQVANKLIEIAPTGLNRVFFANSGSEAVDTALKIALAYHRVRGEGSRQRLIGRERGYHGVGFGGISVGGIAPNRKFFGSLLAGVDHLPHTHNLKENAFSLGQPTWGIHLADELERIISLHDATTIAAVIVEPVAGSTGVLIPPKGYLERLRQICDRHGILLIFDEVITGFGRLGTAFAADYFGVIPDLITLAKGITNGAVPMGAVLVRQEIHDAFMDGPANQIEFFHGYTYSGHPLACAAAIATLDLYQKENLFQRAQELGETWQAVIQSLRGLPHIIDIRTLGLVAGIELEPRPGKPGTRGMDCLRRCYEKGLLIRVTGDIIALSPPLIIETPHIETMARILTEVLQELS